One Candidatus Glassbacteria bacterium DNA window includes the following coding sequences:
- a CDS encoding ATP-binding cassette domain-containing protein — MIQFNNVSAGYAKSARVLDGIDFHIRKGEFVFLTGPSGSGKSTLLKLIYHDLRPLSGEVRVAEFSSRKLSRRRIPYLRRKLGIVFQDFGLLENRTAGENVAYALEVTGTPRSVVRRRVAEVMEQMGLAGKERRFPLELSGGEQQRVAIARALVGEPFVLIADEPTGNLDPGISREILKRLEDINAMGMAVLMATHDYGLLQGRDQVRRLHVSGGRLIYDGPNSGFAPEEPPLAGGEAQPVR; from the coding sequence ATGATTCAATTCAACAATGTCTCGGCCGGTTATGCCAAAAGCGCGCGCGTGCTTGACGGTATCGATTTCCATATCCGGAAAGGCGAGTTCGTTTTCCTGACCGGGCCGAGCGGGAGCGGTAAAAGCACCCTGCTCAAGCTGATCTACCACGATCTCCGTCCGCTCTCCGGCGAGGTCCGGGTAGCCGAATTCTCCTCCCGCAAGCTTTCCCGCCGCAGGATCCCTTATCTCCGCCGCAAGCTCGGAATCGTGTTCCAGGATTTCGGCTTGCTGGAAAACCGGACCGCCGGCGAGAATGTGGCCTACGCCCTGGAAGTTACCGGCACGCCGCGTTCGGTTGTCCGCAGGCGCGTTGCCGAGGTGATGGAGCAGATGGGCCTGGCCGGCAAGGAACGCCGCTTCCCTCTCGAACTTTCGGGGGGCGAGCAGCAGCGGGTAGCGATCGCCCGCGCCCTGGTGGGTGAGCCGTTCGTGCTGATCGCCGATGAGCCGACGGGTAACCTCGACCCGGGAATCAGCCGCGAGATTCTGAAGCGGCTCGAGGATATCAACGCCATGGGCATGGCCGTGCTGATGGCTACCCACGATTACGGCCTGCTGCAGGGCCGCGACCAGGTGCGCCGGCTGCATGTCTCCGGCGGCAGGTTGATCTACGACGGCCCCAACAGCGGGTTTGCCCCGGAAGAGCCGCCGCTGGCCGGCGGGGAAGCGCAGCCGGTGAGATGA